The Streptomyces sp. 11x1 genomic sequence GGGGGGGAAGGAGAGGGGGCCGACCGCGACCGTGCCGCCGCGCTCCCTGGCCCGGGACGCGGCCGCGTCGGCGTCCGACACGGCGAAGTACGGGGTCCAGGCCACTGCCATCTGCCACAGGGAGGCCACCCCGGCGATCCCGGCGACCGGCACACCGTCGGCGAGCGCGATCCGGAAGTGGTCGCCGAGCTTGGCCGTACGCCACTGCCAGCCGAGCACGGCGGCGTAGAAGTCCTCCGTGGCCGGCAGGTCCCGGCTGGTGAGGCTCACCCAGCAGGGCGCGCCGAAGACGGAATGGCTGGAGACGATGTTCTCGTCGTCCCGGTGATCGCTGTCGCTGTTCATGGCAGTCGTGTCCTGGTCTCGTCCGTCGGCGCAACCCGGCCGCACTCCAGTGTCCAACCGGATCCGGGGCCGGTGCGCGTCGAGTACCCCGAGACGGGCTTCCGACCCCGGTCACAGCGCGATCTTCGGACGGCCGTTCGGGTGGTGACTGGGAGTCCCGGGTTCTTACCGGGCGTCGCAGCTCACGTCGACTCCCGCCGCACCAGCTCCGTCGGCAGGATCACGGCGGCCGGGGCCTCGCCGCCGATCTGCGCCAGCAGGACCCGCACCATCTCGTTGCTGATCCGGTCGTAGGGCTGGCGGATGGTGGTGAGAGCGGGGACGGATTCCGTCGCCGCGGCCGAGTCGTCGAAGCCGCCCACGGACACGTCCTCGGGGACCCGGCGGCCCGCCCGGCGCAGCGCCGTGAGGGCGCCCTGCGCCATCAGGTCGGAGGCCACGAACACGGCGTCCATGTCGGGGGCCCGCTCCAGCAGCAGGTCGGTGCCCGCCTCGCCACTGGCGCGGCTGTAGTCGCCGGAGGTGACGAGCCGCTCGTCGATCGCGACGCCCGCCTCGGTGAGCACCTCCTTGTAGCCGGCGAGGCGGTCGACACCGCCGGGTGAGTCCAGCGGACCGGTCACGACCCCGATCCGCCGACGGCCCAGCGACAGCAGATGGCGCACCATGTCACGGGCGCCGTCGCGGTCGTCGGCGGCCACGTAACTCACCTTCGAGCCGGGAGTCATGGGCTTTCCGCACTGGACGAGGGGGATGCCCGCCTCGCGGAGCTCCTGGGCGACCGGGTCCGCGGAGTGGCTGGACACCACCAGCACACCGTCGACGTGGCCCGCCGTGATGTACCGCGTGATCCGCCGCCGCTCGTCCTCCGTGCCCGCCACCATCAGCAGCAGCGGGATGTCGTGCGCGGCCAGCGCCTGGGTGCAACACCGCAACAGGACATTGAAGTTGGGGTCCTCGAAGAGCTTCTCCTGCGGTTCCGTCAGCAGGAAGCCGATCGAGTCGGAACGGCCCGTGATCAGCGAGCGGGCGTGCCGGTTCACCACGTAACCCGTCTTGCGGATCGCCGCGTTGACCGCCTCGGCCGCCGTCGGGCTGACGTAGTGACCGCCGTTGAGCACGCGCGAGACGGTTCCCCGGGAGACTCCCGCCTCGCGCGCCACGTCGTGAATGGTCGGCGGTCTGCGCCTGCCCCCCGTGTTGCTCATGGTCATGACTTTACGGCTCCGGAGAGCAGATCGAGGCTCCAGAACCGCTGGATGACCAGGAAGAGCGCGATCAGCGGGATCACCGCGAGCAGCGCGCCCGTGATCACCAGGGTGTACAGCGCCGGAGTGTTGGAGCCCTGTTCGAGGAGGGTGAACAGGCCCAGGGTGATCGGGAACTTCTCGTCGTCGCTGAGCATGATGTACGGCAGCAGGAAGTTGTTCCAGACGGCCACGAACTGGAACAGGAAGACCGTCACCAGACCCGGCACCATCATCGGCAGCGCGATCCGGGTGAAGATCCGCCACTCGCTCGCCCCGTCCATCCGCCCGGCCTCCACCACGTCGGCGGGGACGGCGGCCGCGGCGTAGATCCGGGACAGATAGACGCCGTAGGGGGAGAGGACCAGCGGCAGCAGCACCGACCAGTAGCTGTCCGCCAGGTCCGCCTTCGCCATCAGCAGGTACTGCGGGATCGCCAGGATCACCGGCGGCATCAGCACGCCCGCCATCAGCACGTTGAAGACGGTCTCGCGGCCCTTGAAGCGGTAGATCGCCAGTGCGTAGCCGCTGATCGCGGAGACGGCGGTGGACAGCAGGGCGCCGACGCCCGCGTACAGCGCGGAGTTGCCCATCCACGTCCAGTACACGCCGTCACGGTAGGCGTTCAGGTCGGACAGGTTGTCCGCGAAGCCGGTGCCCGGCAGGAAGGTGAACGTGCTGAACAGCTCGCTGCCCGACTTGGTGGCCGCGATCAGCACCCAGGCGACAGGCAGCAGACAGTAGATCGCGCCCAGCAACAGGGTGAGCGTCGGGACGAGCGCGATCCGGCGGCGCAGCGGCGGGCCCTGGGCGGTGCCGGGGGTGGTGCCAGCCGCCGGGGCGGCCTTGGGTACGGCAAGAGAACTCATCGTGCTGCCTCCTGCTTGCTACGGGAGTTCGCGGCCTTCAGGAAGCCGAAGGAGAGGACGAGCGTCGCCACGGCGATGATCACGGCACCCGCGGCCGCCGAGTGGATGTCGCCCTCGCCGAACGCGTCCCGGTACACCTTCATCAGCGGACTCCACGTCGTGGAGACCGAGTTGGTGAGCGGCTTGAGGGTGGTGGGCTCGCTGAACACCTGGAGCGTGGCGATGATCGAGAAGAAGAAGGTCAGCACCAGCGAGGGCGCCACCATCGGGATCTTGATCCGCAGCGCGATCTGCAGCGGTGACGCGCCGTCCAGCTTGGCCGCCTCGTACACCTCGGCGGGGATCGCCTGCAGCGAGGTGTAGACGACGATCATGTTGAAGCCGGTGCCGCCCCAGATCGCGATGTTCGACAGCGCCGCGTACAGGCCGCCGCCGTCCAGCAGGTCCGGCTGCGGCAGGCCCAGCCGCTCCAGCACGAAGGAGAAGGGGCTGACGTCCGGGAGGTAGAGGAAGCCCCAGAGCAGGGCCGCCACGACACCGGGGATGGCGTACGGCAGGAAGATCGCCAGCCGGGTGAAGGGGGCCATCCGCACCTTGTCGCTGTCGAGCATCAGGGCGAGTACCAGTGCCAGACCGAGCATGACCGGGACGACGATCGCGCCGTAGCCGAGGACGCGCAGGGCGCCGTCCAGCAGTTCGGAGTCGGTCAGCGCGTCGGTGTAGTTCTCCAGGCCCGCCCACACCTCGCTGCGCGCGCCCGAGCCGAGGCCGAGCCCCTTGACCTGCACCTTGTGCAGACTGAGCCAGACCGCGTAGCCGATGGGCAGCGCGAAGAAGAGGGCGAACAGGATCGTCGCGGGGAGGAGGAAGGCATACGGGGCCCCCTTGACCCCGTACGACCTCCGGCGTGCCGTCGTCACTGAGCGACCTCGAAGCCCTGCTTCTTCATGTCGGCGACCGTGTCGTCCTGCATCGTCTTCAGGGCGGCACCGAAGTCCGACTTGTTCTTCGCGGCGGCGCCGAACGCGTCCTTGAAGGTGGTGTAGGCGACGTTCACGTTCGGGCCCCACGCGGACGGCGCGGTGGTCTTCGCGATCTCGGAGGCCACGGTGTAGAAGTCGGCCTGGTTGGAGAAGAAGGCCGG encodes the following:
- a CDS encoding LacI family DNA-binding transcriptional regulator, giving the protein MTMSNTGGRRRPPTIHDVAREAGVSRGTVSRVLNGGHYVSPTAAEAVNAAIRKTGYVVNRHARSLITGRSDSIGFLLTEPQEKLFEDPNFNVLLRCCTQALAAHDIPLLLMVAGTEDERRRITRYITAGHVDGVLVVSSHSADPVAQELREAGIPLVQCGKPMTPGSKVSYVAADDRDGARDMVRHLLSLGRRRIGVVTGPLDSPGGVDRLAGYKEVLTEAGVAIDERLVTSGDYSRASGEAGTDLLLERAPDMDAVFVASDLMAQGALTALRRAGRRVPEDVSVGGFDDSAAATESVPALTTIRQPYDRISNEMVRVLLAQIGGEAPAAVILPTELVRREST
- a CDS encoding carbohydrate ABC transporter permease, which translates into the protein MSSLAVPKAAPAAGTTPGTAQGPPLRRRIALVPTLTLLLGAIYCLLPVAWVLIAATKSGSELFSTFTFLPGTGFADNLSDLNAYRDGVYWTWMGNSALYAGVGALLSTAVSAISGYALAIYRFKGRETVFNVLMAGVLMPPVILAIPQYLLMAKADLADSYWSVLLPLVLSPYGVYLSRIYAAAAVPADVVEAGRMDGASEWRIFTRIALPMMVPGLVTVFLFQFVAVWNNFLLPYIMLSDDEKFPITLGLFTLLEQGSNTPALYTLVITGALLAVIPLIALFLVIQRFWSLDLLSGAVKS
- a CDS encoding sugar ABC transporter permease, with amino-acid sequence MTTARRRSYGVKGAPYAFLLPATILFALFFALPIGYAVWLSLHKVQVKGLGLGSGARSEVWAGLENYTDALTDSELLDGALRVLGYGAIVVPVMLGLALVLALMLDSDKVRMAPFTRLAIFLPYAIPGVVAALLWGFLYLPDVSPFSFVLERLGLPQPDLLDGGGLYAALSNIAIWGGTGFNMIVVYTSLQAIPAEVYEAAKLDGASPLQIALRIKIPMVAPSLVLTFFFSIIATLQVFSEPTTLKPLTNSVSTTWSPLMKVYRDAFGEGDIHSAAAGAVIIAVATLVLSFGFLKAANSRSKQEAAR